The Camelina sativa cultivar DH55 chromosome 18, Cs, whole genome shotgun sequence DNA window GTCATATAGTCTATAGAACagaaaactagaaagaaaatttaaagtcgaTATATTTCCAAGTGTACTTGACCAAGAACCAGATATGGCTTTATGATTGTTTACAGTTCAGCTTCTGATTCTCATGATACTAATGCTAAACTATAGCTAATCCTCACATAATTTTGAGAACATATGGGCACGATTGAAAATCTCACCCCTAAACCAAACTTCATTAAGTGTATGGAACTTTTGAAAACTGAACTTATTatacattcaaaataaaaaataaaaaaaatataataacaaaaccaatttaccgactaaaattttgaaatataccGATAATTAAAGGGAGTAAAATATTTGCTTTAGTTTTTTCGCTAATGTCGCTCGTTTCACGCTCGACTGGAGACTCTGCTTAAATTTATAAAACGGCTACACAAGATCTAATACCACAGTTTCGTTTCACTCCATATAATAAAGCAAATATCTTATTGTTGTTCATCAATCAATAACAAATCGAGCATTAAACATCTGACTAGCTATGTAGGTTAAACATAAAATGAACGGCTGAATTAAATCTAATATCAactaattaaaatccaaaaacgtTTCTTCAACGTAATTGATAGGTAGCTTTTATTGCTTTCCATATAAATAAACAACAATTGTACTAGTCGTACATCCATCAAAACCAACCTTGATAAAGAAACATATTTGTGAAGGGCTTTCTTTCCCAGTGTGCAATATCCCATTATGTCTatcaaaaatgtgttttttcttctggCAGCCCTATGTGTTGTGGTCTCGGTAAACGCTCAACTACCACAGTTTCCGgctcttccttttccttttccattTCAACTAATTTCGGGTGTACCAGGGTTACCTGGTATAACAAAATGTTGGTTAGTGGTGATGGATATTCCTGGATGTGTTACAGAGGTTTCTCAATCCATATTTACGAGAAAGTTTGGTAACATAGGTCTTGTTTGTTGCAAAACATTTTTGGATGTCGAAGCCAATTGCATAccaaaaatttcatttaatcCATTTTTCCCTCCTATGCTAAAAGAACAATGTTTAAGAATTGTCGGTTCAGCTCCTCCTACCAAAAAATAGAGTTTAAATTATCATATACAGatatgtctttttatttttcaaaaagattAAATAACTTTAGCTAACTCAACATGTTAtatacccccccccccccccccccccNNNNNNNNNNNNNNNNNNNNNNNNNNNNNNNNNNNNNNNNNNNNNNNNNNNNNNNNNNNNNNNNNNNNNNNNNNNNNNNNNNNNNNNNNNNNNNNNNNNNNNNNNNNNNNNNNNNNNNNNNNNNNNNNNNNNNNNNNNNNNNNNNNNNNNNNNNNNNNNNNNNNNNNNNNNNNNNNNNNNNNNNNNNNNNNNNNNNNNNNNNNNNNNNNNNNNNNNNNNNNNNNNNNNNNNNNNNNNNNNNNNNNNNNNNNNNNNNNNNNNNNNNNNNNNNNNNNNNNNNNNNNNNNNNNNNNNNNNNNNNNNNNNNNNNNNNNNNNNNNNNNNNNNNNNNNNNNNNNNNNNNNNNNNNNNNNNNNNNNNNNNNNNNNNNNNNNNNNNNNNNNNNNNNNNNNNNNNNNNNNNNNNNNNNNNNNNNNNNNNNNNNNNNNNNNNNNNNNNNNNNNNNNNNNNNNNNNNNNNNNNNNNNNNNNNNNNNNNNNNNNNNNNNNNNttttttttttttttccattcagGTGATTGATTAGTCATTCTTCAGTTGACATTAGTAGCACCTCCCATTTCAAGTTATCCATATCTCATCAAACATCGAGTCAGGGGCGGACCGAATATATTTTTGCTGCCTAAAGCAAAAACGCCCATTAACAAAtcgaataaaattaaaattggcaAACTACACATTTCAATACTCGAACCCGACACCCATGAGGTACTAAGCATAGACTTCACCACTGTACTAAAGAATTTTTTTGCCAAATGATGCCCTTaaattgttcatatatttttgatgcCTAAAGCATCTGCTTGTCTGGCTTTAGCCCCGAGGCGGCCCTGCATCGAGTTATGAATTTAATCTTGCAATGACTCGGAATTTGGAAttgttttcataaattttttaggATATGTCGTAAGTTACGAAATATGTGAACGGTTTATAAACTTTATCCTGCAACCCAAACACATTCGCAAGATAACACTGCATAAAAATTTTAGCAAGTTTCTAAAAATGAACAAGAAAGACCAAATACTTTtctaaaaacagaaacaagacaGAACTAGAATAAGAAGCCCAAAAGTTTAAAGTCTTCGTGggccgaaccgaaccgaactgaactgaactaaactaaactaaaactaAAGTCCGTACTTTTG harbors:
- the LOC109130520 gene encoding uncharacterized protein LOC109130520; this translates as MSIKNVFFLLAALCVVVSVNAQLPQFPALPFPFPFQLISGVPGLPGITKCWLVVMDIPGCVTEVSQSIFTRKFGNIGLVCCKTFLDVEANCIPKISFNPFFPPMLKEQCLRIVGSAPPTKK